The segment ATAAGCGCATTCTCGCTGGTCATATGGTCGAAATGAATAATCCCCTGGTCCGAAAGGGAGACAAGAGATTTCGTTCTCCTCGACGGCGTGAGATGAATAACCGCCCCGTCATGCGACCTCAGGATATGCGTCTTGCGTAACTTCCTGACCATTTGCTCGCCACCCGTCCAGACATGACTGAATGTCGAGAGGTTGCCATCCATGTCACCTACGGCAATGGACAGTTCACCGAAAACCATAGCCATGCTCGAGATGTCCGCGCCTGCAGATTCTACGTCCACTTCGTCTGTTTTGACCGCTTGACTGTTGTCGGCTAGGTCCCAACGGGCCAAACTCCCCTGATCAGTCCCCGCGTAGAGCACCATTCCCTGGTCATCAAGGACGAAGGTGGTGATTGCCCCCTTGATCTGTTCGTCGATCAGAAAGGTATATTCTTCAGAGGTTTCGTTATCAAACAGATCGGTAACTTTCACCAGATGATCGACCCGGATTCTCCCGTCTTTCAGAAGGGCCGCGGTGGTTAACCGCTCCTCGTCCGACCTCCGGCTTGCTACCCGGATCGGCTCAGATTGGTAATCCCTGGGAGTGAGTTCATCCAGTACCGTAACCAAAGGTTCTATTGAACGTTTCCCTGCCCCATCGAAGAGTGGCCGGTAATCCACCCTGACAACCGATATCGCGTGGTCTTCCCAGAGCAGCGTGTAGATTGAGTTTCGATAAAAATCAAACCCTTTGACCCTGCTTCCTTCCCGCATTGGAAAGGTGATTAAATTGCTCCCGTCCTTGATGTTATAAAATGTAAAGTCTCCGTTCTCCCCAAGAACATAGGCCACTTCCTGATAATCACCGATCCCGATTGCGATCGGCGTCCCCGCGGAATCAGGTATTTTAAAAGCCCCAATCTCCCTTGCCTGCGCCGGCATGAAAAGCGGGAAAGCAACTTTTACGATCAGCACAAGTATTGCGATCACGCTGGCGATGATGACCATCCCGCCGACCTTGATTACCCCGGTCGCAATCCGGTCCTTACGCCTCACCTTGCGGATGAATTGTTTATCGATTTTATACATGGATGTTCAATTTCTTGATTGCCAACCCGATCAAACTTTCGGCTCATTAAAGGAAAAGCATGCCCCTTCAGCCAGGCATACAGATGTTGAAACCCTGCGCCGATTAACCTTCCATCAGTTTGGCAAGTTCTTTGCTGACGGTTTCCGAAGGGAGAGGGAGGTACCCGTCTTTAACGACGATTTCCTGACCGGTTCGGGAAAGGATAAATTTCAAAAATTCCTTTTGGAGAAGGGGCAGAGGTTGATTAGGCTCCTTGGCCACATAGATATAAAGGGTCCGGGCCAGAGGGTATTTCCCTGACAGAACGTTCTTGTAATTCGGCTCATAGACCTGGCCGCCCATTTTTTTCCCTAGAGAAATGGCTTTGACCCCCGAGGTCCTGTATCCTATCCCTGAATATCCGATACCGGCCCTGTCCTCGGTAACGCCCATCACAACCGATGCTGAACCGGGCTGTTCTTTGACGATGTTTTTGTAGTCTCCCTTGAAGAGCGCTCTCTCCTTAAAATAACCATAGGTGCCGGATGCGGAATTCCGCCCATACAGGCTGATTGGCATACTGCCCCATTCGTCGCCCAGTCCTACCTGCCCCCAGGTTAGATAATCCCGGGCAATCCCCCCCTTATGGGTCTTGGAAAATATGGCGTCAATCTCCTGCAGACTCAGGCCTTCAATGGGATTGTCCTTGTTCACGAACACCGCAAGGGCGTCCAGGGCCACTCCGATGCGGGTCGCCTTGTAGCCGTATTTTTTTTCAAATGCGTCATCTTCTTTTCGTTTCATCGCCCGGGACATGGGACCAAGCTGGGCCGTACCGCTGATCAGGGCGGGAGGGGCCGTGGACGAACCCTTTCCTTCAATCTGGATTCGCACATTCGGGTATTCTTTACGGAAGGATTCGGCCCAGTAGGTCATGAGGTTATTCAGGGTATCAGACCCAATGCTGTCCAGATTCCCCGACACCCCGCTGACTTTTACATATTCCGGGATACCGGTATCAATTTCAATACTTGAAGCGTGGGCAGTGCTGTAAGCAATCAATAAACAAACGAAAAGATACCCTGTCCCAAATACTTTTGCGCCGAAACGGCCTCCATTTATCATAATCTGTCTCCAGTTTTCTCAGTTACTCGGGCACCGCTCATCAACAGCACGATCCTCTTCATTCCCGGAGTACAATCACCCGCATGAGAAAGTTGCCTGAACCGTCACCGGCTTGAATTCATACACCTTGAACTGATACAACTGTCTCCACCTCTGTTCGGCACACCAACGGCATATGCCATGGGTGGCCATGGAGATTTGTTCCTCTTTACCATCAATGACAAAATCATTATTGCAACTGACGCAGACACTTTTCATCTCGGGTCCTCCTTTCAAAAGAATGATCTGAATAACTTGCATCACAATTTAGGAGAGCACTGTTCATTTTCTGTTACATATTGATTAAAAATCGAACAAGAACCCTCCTTCACCCCGACACCGGAATTCCGATCCGGTTAGTCTTCTGATTCAGTTCACAAGGCGATGAATTCTGCCTGCAACACAAAGAAAATCTAACCGAATAATAACATATTTTTAACCCATTCCTAATTATGCCTATGTATTTGTTTATACATATCTTTTTTATATTGAATTATGGGTTCGGCGCTGATTTAATAAACCAGTTTTGTGAGCGATTGCTGATCGGCTGCACTGTCGGTTTTCCAATGAAAATGATGAGGTGACGAAATGGGTTCCAGGGAGATGATCTTCGAAAAGTTATTAGACCTTGAAGAGGTCGGCAAATTACTGCACAAACTTGCCGACACCATCGAAGGAAAGCCGGACATTGACATATCTTCCTACGACATTGATCTCGAAGACTTTAAAAAGATTAAAATCCAGCTTAAAAAGAGCGGCCCTCAGCTGCAGGTCAAGGTCAAGATCAAATCCAGGGAAACCCTGGTCGGTGATAACGAGGATGTCGTTGCTCCGGTGAAATACAAGACGATCAAAAAACAGATGAAAACCACCTTCAGCGCCATGAAAAGCAGTATTGAAAACAATGAAATTCCTCATCGGTACACAGTTGAGAGATTCCTGGATCAAGCAAAAACGATGATCTCTTTTACCAATCAAGGGTACGGAGACGAATATTATGAAGAGTTTATGAAATTGTGCTGTGAACTCAAAAATAATCATGACACCGGCAATCTTGAACTCTTTGTCACCACCTTGCATGCAATCGAATCCCGGAAAACCCTCTGCCATGACAAGTATGACTGAAGGTACACCTCTGAAATCCTCATATCATTGAAAGCTGCACTGTAAACGGTGAGATTGCATGAAACTGGTAAAACCAAAATCCGGTCGGGAACAGACCGACGCGATAAAACACCTTGCGGGTGAGGTTTCCGAAAAGGACACGGAGCGATTCTTCCAGGTGACTTCGACGGAACTGTCTGACCGGCAGAAGAACAATATCACAACTCCCAAAGCAACCTATCCCCGGCAGAGAGCCATCATGGCAGTGCACTGGCACCCTGAATTCGTGCCGCTTGATCTTGTCTCCAGACGAATCTCGGCGCTCTACCCTAATATTGAGGAGCAGTTGATTATCCCAACCCAGCACAACCAGATTATGGCGTATGGTGATTACAGCGGAGTGGAGGTTGACTGTTATTCAAAAGGGTTCGAACGGAAGGTCCAACTGCTGCTTCATTTTGAGAACAAGAAAGTTGAACACGCGAGCGTACTGAAATCACTCCTCACCTACACCTTCCGGTACCGTTCATCCCAGCTCTTTGAGTTCATCCATACCATAACATCCCCGGTTGAAGAAAGACTCGAACAGGCCGCAACGACCACCGGCGCCTCACCGGAAATCATTTCTTTCATCCGGACCGTGGTCGGCAAGGTCGAAAAGCTTCTCAAAAAACATCAGGACGACCTTGAGCCCGCCTCATTGAAAAACAAACTTCTCCGGAATTATGTCGATACCTACCGAAGCGAATTCGGGCACGATTTCATCAATCGGGCGCAGAATTTCCTCCAGGCCGTCAAAATGACAGTCAAGGAAAACTTCCCTCTCACGTATTTCTATCGGACATCCGAGGTCATTGAAGAGGCCCGCTCCCTCGGCGCCGGCATAGTCATCCCCCATCCGGAACAGTTCTGGCCGATCCTTCTGGCAGACTACGATGTTGACGGCTACGAAGTCTGGAACCCCCAGTCGAGCGAATACACCGATTTTCTGATTTCGGTAGTGACCAGACGCAACAAACAGCCCGGTCTGTCACACAAAAAACTTCTCATTTTCATGGGTGATGACACCCATATGGGCGAGGTGCTGAAGGACGCTTCCGAGCAGGACCCCGCCAAGGCTTCACGGGAGATCGGTTTTCAACCCCTTTGGGAGGATCCGGAAATTCGCAAGAAACTGATTAAAGCAGACATGCAGCGACCCCGGATTATCAAGGAATACAAGGCGCGGCTTGCTTGAAATTTACTACCCAGGAAATGGAGGAAAAGATGTCTGACAAACAGGATTTTATTTTCGAATCGCTCCAGGATACCCAAACCATTAAAGGATATCTCGAATCCATCCTCGAAGGTCTGGAGAAGGGGAAAATTATCCTTCGATCCAACGGTGAGGAGATCTGCCTGGAACCTGCAAATCTGGTCAAGCTCGGGATCAAAGCGAGGAAAAAAGGCACTACCCGAAAACTCACCATGAAGCTGTCGTGGAAAGAAGAAAAAGGGGTGACCATCTCCTCGATCAAGCAACTCGATATCGTAAACTGAGCCCCCCTCCATGTCGACTGTTGTTTTTGAAAACATTCATGAAAATCTGCGGTTTATGATTCACGAAACCGTGAATCTTCTCAGCGCATCGTTGCGGCTGTTCACCTCATCCAATCCCAACGATTTCGAGAAAATATTTTCAAAAGACGACTACATCGATAACCTTAAAAACCTGATTGAAACCGAGTGTTTCAGCAACTTTATCAGCGAAAAAGCCTTGACCAAAAGGGACCTCAACGACATCAGGGCCCTGCAGACCATTGCAGTCAATCTTGAGCGGATCGCCGACCAGAGTGTCAATATTACCAAACAGCTCGGCTATCTCGAAAACCCTGATTTCATCAACAGGTTCAACTACACCCAAATGTTCGGTACGGTCCTCGAAGGCCTGGAATCGGTCATGCCGATATACGAAAAGCGTGATCTTCAGGGGGCGCTGGACATCTGCAAGCGGGAACCGCTGACCGACAGGCTCTACAAGCAGAATTTCGACAAGATCATGGAAATGTTTGCCGACGACCACCCGAACAAGGATCTGGTCACCACACTTTTTATCTTCCGCTACCTTGAACGGATCGGTGACCTGATTCTGAATATCGGAGAAGCTCTGATTCTTGCCATCGTCGGGGAGAAGATCAAGATCCATCAGTTCCTGTCAATGCAGAGCAATCTTGAGCAGCTGGGATTCGACGGTTCAGCCTCGGACATTGATTTCCAGTCAATCCTTGGAAGTCGCTCAGGATGCAGGATAAGTCGGCTGGGACAGGGCAAACGGGAGGTGTCAAAAACCAAGGAGAGCATCTTCAAGGAAGGGAACACCCATAAGATCCGTACTGAAAAAGAGAGTCTGGAAACCTGGAACACTCTTTTCCCAGGCCTTGCCCCCCGGGTCTTCAGTTACCAGGAGGGTGAAAGCACCACCTCGATGCTCGTAGAATTCATCCATGGCTGTCCCTTCGATGAGATTCTCCTGAACGGTGAAGATGAGAGCCTGAATAATGCCCTTTTCGTTTTGATGGAAACGAGCAGGGAGGTCTGGCTGTCGACCAGAAAAGAGGAGCCGATAGCCACCGATTATATGAAGCAGCTCCAGGAAAGATTCGCGCATATCCGGCAGGTCCATCCGGAATTTTACCGTGGTGAACAGGACATTGGTTTCACCAAGGTCCTCGATACCGGCAGCCTGCTGCAACGTTGCCGGGAGATTGAAAAAGAGCTGCCGGCGCCATTCAGTGTCCGTATCCATGGCGATTTCAATGTGAACAATCTTGTTTTCGACCCCGAAGAACAGATGATCCATTATATCGATCTCTACCGGTCCAGACAGGCGGATTACATTCAGGACATCTCGGTGTTTCTCGTGTCGAACTTCAGGATCCCGATATACGAGAAAATACTTCGCGACCGACTCAATCAGATCATCAAGGACTTCTATGTCAACGCCACCCTTGTCGCCGCTGAATGGCATGACAGCACCTTTGATGCGCGTCTCACCCTTGCCCTGGCCAGATCGTTTTACACCTCAACCCGTTTTGAACACAATAAAGTTTTTGCCGAAGAGATGTACCTCCGGGCACATTTTCTTCTCGACAAGCTGTTGCTGTTCGCCAATCTGGGCCGGCCGTGGCAGGAATTCAGAATGAACACAACGGTCCTTTATTACTGATATATACAGGAAATTCATGAAAATAGGTGTCATTGGAACAAAGGGCGGGTGGTCCTCGGAAACCCTTGCGGACACAGCGGGTGCCGTTACCGGCGAGAGACTGCTCATCGAAATGGATAAGACGGTCCTTGACCTTGATGCGGGCAAAGTCTGGTTCAATGACCAGGACCTCACCGCTTTTGATGCGCTGATCATCAAGAAGATCGGGGCAAAATACTCCCCGGACCTGCTGGAC is part of the Pseudomonadota bacterium genome and harbors:
- a CDS encoding phosphate ABC transporter substrate-binding protein, with the protein product MINGGRFGAKVFGTGYLFVCLLIAYSTAHASSIEIDTGIPEYVKVSGVSGNLDSIGSDTLNNLMTYWAESFRKEYPNVRIQIEGKGSSTAPPALISGTAQLGPMSRAMKRKEDDAFEKKYGYKATRIGVALDALAVFVNKDNPIEGLSLQEIDAIFSKTHKGGIARDYLTWGQVGLGDEWGSMPISLYGRNSASGTYGYFKERALFKGDYKNIVKEQPGSASVVMGVTEDRAGIGYSGIGYRTSGVKAISLGKKMGGQVYEPNYKNVLSGKYPLARTLYIYVAKEPNQPLPLLQKEFLKFILSRTGQEIVVKDGYLPLPSETVSKELAKLMEG
- a CDS encoding GAK system XXXCH domain-containing protein, which produces MGSREMIFEKLLDLEEVGKLLHKLADTIEGKPDIDISSYDIDLEDFKKIKIQLKKSGPQLQVKVKIKSRETLVGDNEDVVAPVKYKTIKKQMKTTFSAMKSSIENNEIPHRYTVERFLDQAKTMISFTNQGYGDEYYEEFMKLCCELKNNHDTGNLELFVTTLHAIESRKTLCHDKYD
- a CDS encoding amphi-Trp domain-containing protein; this encodes MSDKQDFIFESLQDTQTIKGYLESILEGLEKGKIILRSNGEEICLEPANLVKLGIKARKKGTTRKLTMKLSWKEEKGVTISSIKQLDIVN
- a CDS encoding phosphotransferase; translation: MIHETVNLLSASLRLFTSSNPNDFEKIFSKDDYIDNLKNLIETECFSNFISEKALTKRDLNDIRALQTIAVNLERIADQSVNITKQLGYLENPDFINRFNYTQMFGTVLEGLESVMPIYEKRDLQGALDICKREPLTDRLYKQNFDKIMEMFADDHPNKDLVTTLFIFRYLERIGDLILNIGEALILAIVGEKIKIHQFLSMQSNLEQLGFDGSASDIDFQSILGSRSGCRISRLGQGKREVSKTKESIFKEGNTHKIRTEKESLETWNTLFPGLAPRVFSYQEGESTTSMLVEFIHGCPFDEILLNGEDESLNNALFVLMETSREVWLSTRKEEPIATDYMKQLQERFAHIRQVHPEFYRGEQDIGFTKVLDTGSLLQRCREIEKELPAPFSVRIHGDFNVNNLVFDPEEQMIHYIDLYRSRQADYIQDISVFLVSNFRIPIYEKILRDRLNQIIKDFYVNATLVAAEWHDSTFDARLTLALARSFYTSTRFEHNKVFAEEMYLRAHFLLDKLLLFANLGRPWQEFRMNTTVLYY